One window from the genome of Candidatus Chlorohelix allophototropha encodes:
- a CDS encoding sensor histidine kinase: MAISLIAIVVFTMYITIFLNLQQEVNDNLRYNADNIIRSIRYVPPTQAQTTPPTRESDGDDNHSAPTYKGDDGRLVRENNRFIVSNAFYILIDTKGVVTESSLVYSNTNLPDLSVLKPVLEGQTLYKDLKVDDTAMRIYSAPVRLEGGRILGMVQVGENLEPHKQQLNTILLIAGSVSLVGLALAVAAAMILTRRALIPVKLSMERQREFVADASHELRTPLALIRANAEVALRSKNKNSEQNVELLEDIRKETDYLSRLVTDLLTLARSDMEKAELKPEPVELVRLGRSLTREMQPLAEARKLELEFDSGDKSEIWVMGESVRLRQLLLILLDNAIKYTPSGRVDLSVTLDKSHHAIIKVTDTGVGIPEDKVDKIFERFYRVDKSRTRREGGFGLGLSIARWIVQIHNGSIHATSKVGQGSVFSVSLPTRMPHKI, from the coding sequence GTGGCAATATCGCTGATCGCAATAGTAGTATTTACTATGTATATTACGATCTTTTTGAATTTGCAACAAGAAGTCAACGATAATTTACGCTACAATGCCGATAATATAATTCGCTCCATCCGCTATGTGCCGCCCACGCAAGCACAAACAACTCCTCCTACCAGAGAATCTGATGGCGATGATAACCACTCTGCGCCCACCTATAAAGGCGACGACGGTAGGCTGGTTCGCGAGAACAATCGCTTTATCGTCTCGAATGCTTTTTATATTTTAATAGATACTAAAGGGGTTGTTACCGAAAGTTCACTTGTTTACTCCAATACAAACCTACCAGACCTTTCAGTTCTTAAGCCGGTGCTTGAAGGTCAGACTTTATACAAAGACCTCAAGGTTGATGATACTGCGATGCGGATTTATTCTGCGCCGGTGCGCCTAGAAGGTGGACGTATCCTAGGCATGGTACAGGTAGGTGAAAATCTTGAACCGCATAAACAGCAGCTTAATACTATTCTCTTAATAGCTGGTTCTGTATCTTTGGTGGGACTTGCGCTTGCGGTAGCTGCTGCCATGATTCTTACTCGCCGCGCTTTGATACCGGTAAAACTGTCGATGGAGCGTCAGCGTGAATTTGTTGCCGATGCCTCACATGAATTGCGTACCCCTCTTGCCTTAATAAGGGCTAATGCTGAGGTTGCCTTACGTAGTAAAAATAAAAATTCAGAGCAGAATGTCGAACTGCTTGAAGATATACGCAAGGAAACCGATTACTTGAGTAGGTTGGTAACAGATTTATTAACGTTGGCACGCTCTGACATGGAAAAAGCGGAGTTAAAGCCGGAACCGGTTGAGCTGGTTCGCTTGGGGCGTTCGCTTACACGTGAAATGCAGCCCTTAGCAGAGGCTCGCAAACTTGAGCTTGAATTTGATAGTGGCGATAAATCGGAAATTTGGGTTATGGGCGAATCGGTACGTTTGCGTCAATTGTTGCTAATTCTGCTGGATAACGCCATCAAATATACCCCTTCTGGTAGGGTTGATTTATCGGTTACTCTCGATAAAAGTCATCATGCTATTATAAAGGTGACTGATACAGGCGTGGGAATTCCCGAAGATAAAGTGGATAAGATCTTCGAACGTTTCTACAGAGTGGATAAATCCAGAACCCGCCGTGAGGGTGGGTTTGGGCTAGGCTTGTCCATCGCCCGCTGGATAGTACAAATCCATAATGGTTCGATTCATGCAACCTCTAAAGTTGGGCAAGGAAGCGTATTTTCTGTATCTTTGCCAACCCGTATGCCTCATAAAATTTAA
- a CDS encoding response regulator transcription factor: MYILVVEDEEKLVKLIKRVLEEERYQVDTALDGAQGLEMALIGSYDLIILDVMMPHVTGLEICKSLRDEKSTVPILMLTALDAIQDRVQGLDVGADDYLTKPFAFDELLARIRALLRRRINPEDPVNTILKVEDLELDLSKHEARRHGKHIELTSKEFALLEYLMHNKGQVLSRDQIINHVWEYDFDATSNVVDIYIHYLRNKIDGHFSRKLIKTVRGLGYSIRVD; this comes from the coding sequence GTGTATATATTAGTTGTTGAAGACGAAGAAAAGCTAGTAAAGCTAATAAAAAGGGTGCTGGAAGAAGAGCGCTATCAGGTAGATACTGCCCTTGATGGCGCGCAAGGTCTTGAAATGGCGCTGATCGGAAGTTACGACCTAATTATCCTCGATGTAATGATGCCGCATGTGACTGGGCTTGAAATATGCAAATCCTTGCGCGATGAAAAAAGCACAGTGCCAATACTAATGTTGACTGCCCTTGATGCTATTCAAGACCGGGTGCAGGGTCTCGATGTTGGCGCAGATGACTATTTAACCAAACCTTTTGCTTTTGATGAATTGCTGGCGCGTATTCGAGCCTTATTGCGACGACGTATTAATCCCGAAGACCCGGTCAACACAATATTGAAGGTAGAAGACCTTGAGCTTGACCTATCAAAGCATGAAGCCAGAAGGCATGGCAAGCATATTGAGTTAACCTCCAAAGAGTTTGCTTTACTGGAATATCTGATGCACAACAAAGGGCAAGTCCTTAGCCGCGATCAGATTATAAATCACGTCTGGGAATATGATTTTGATGCGACTTCAAATGTCGTAGATATATATATACACTACTTGAGAAATAAAATTGACGGGCATTTCTCGCGTAAATTAATTAAAACAGTGCGTGGGCTTGGCTACAGTATCAGAGTGGATTAG
- a CDS encoding ABC transporter permease — protein MKLISDTWLLFKNYLINTLRQPVWIIVALFTPICYLLLFGPLLEKMLIGGAPGTNALTIFTPGMLVMLGMFGSMFVGFSIIADLRAGVVERLRVTPVNRLAPLLARALRDALILLVQCVLLIAVAYLMGLKADFGGVLLSLILVIPMGIALASFSYALGLLLKSEDAIAPLLNFLTTPLLLLSGILLPLTFAPDWLQGAAKISPFYYVVNATRSLFVGDYGDSSVWIGYSLVIILAGLCVYWAANVFRRATA, from the coding sequence ATGAAACTTATAAGCGATACGTGGTTGCTCTTTAAAAATTACTTGATAAATACACTGCGGCAGCCAGTCTGGATTATCGTAGCCCTTTTTACCCCAATCTGCTACTTACTTTTGTTCGGGCCGTTGCTGGAAAAGATGCTTATCGGCGGTGCGCCCGGCACTAACGCCTTGACTATTTTTACCCCTGGAATGCTGGTGATGCTCGGTATGTTCGGGTCTATGTTTGTGGGTTTTAGTATAATCGCCGATTTGCGCGCAGGAGTGGTTGAACGTCTTCGAGTTACGCCCGTAAACCGCCTCGCCCCTTTGCTGGCACGAGCATTGCGAGATGCCTTGATTTTGCTGGTACAGTGTGTCTTGCTGATAGCAGTAGCTTATCTGATGGGCTTGAAGGCTGATTTTGGGGGCGTGCTATTGAGCCTGATTCTGGTAATCCCGATGGGCATCGCGTTGGCTTCGTTCTCCTACGCACTTGGTTTGCTACTTAAAAGTGAGGATGCAATTGCCCCTCTTCTAAACTTTCTGACTACGCCCTTATTACTACTCTCAGGCATTTTATTGCCGCTGACCTTTGCACCTGATTGGTTACAAGGCGCTGCAAAAATCAGCCCTTTTTACTATGTGGTCAATGCTACCCGTTCACTCTTCGTCGGAGATTATGGTGATAGTTCAGTGTGGATTGGTTACAGCTTAGTTATAATTCTAGCAGGCTTGTGTGTTTATTGGGCTGCCAACGTTTTCCGACGTGCAACCGCCTAA
- a CDS encoding ATP-binding cassette domain-containing protein has translation MIETHELRKVFKSRRGPVEAVRGVNLSVEQGEIFGFLGPNGAGKTTTLRILATLLDPTSGSAKVAGYDLLKQPKKVRERIGYVSQSGGVEVAATARENLILQGRLYGMHKHDAQQRATLLIKDLELEAFADRPASGYSGGQKRRLDIALGMVHTPALLFLDEPTTGLDPQSRARMWDEVRKMREVGTTVFLTTHYLEEADALCDRLAIIDGGRIVANGTPNELKREIAGDAVVLGLDAHNGARKKAHSLLEQQPFVREVMPIENGLRLYVESGEQALPNILRTLDGAQLALSSISLHRPSLDDVFLHKTGRSLREVEE, from the coding sequence ATTATAGAAACACATGAGCTTAGGAAAGTTTTCAAATCCCGGCGTGGACCGGTTGAGGCGGTACGAGGCGTCAATTTGAGTGTTGAGCAGGGTGAAATATTCGGTTTTCTTGGTCCAAATGGCGCGGGAAAAACTACCACACTTCGAATATTGGCAACTTTGTTAGACCCTACCTCAGGAAGTGCAAAAGTGGCAGGCTATGACCTACTTAAACAACCCAAGAAAGTACGAGAACGCATTGGATATGTGAGCCAGAGTGGTGGTGTGGAAGTGGCAGCAACTGCGCGTGAGAATCTTATATTGCAAGGACGGCTTTATGGCATGCACAAACATGATGCTCAACAAAGAGCCACCTTATTGATAAAAGACTTAGAACTTGAGGCATTTGCTGATCGTCCCGCCTCGGGATATTCGGGCGGGCAGAAGCGTCGGCTGGATATTGCCTTGGGTATGGTACATACGCCAGCCCTTTTATTTCTAGATGAACCAACTACCGGACTTGACCCACAGAGCCGAGCGCGAATGTGGGATGAAGTGCGTAAGATGCGGGAAGTCGGTACTACTGTGTTCCTAACCACTCACTATCTGGAAGAAGCGGATGCACTTTGTGATCGGTTAGCAATTATCGATGGAGGACGTATTGTAGCGAACGGTACACCAAACGAACTCAAGCGCGAGATTGCCGGGGATGCGGTTGTACTGGGTCTGGATGCACACAACGGAGCACGTAAAAAAGCGCATAGCTTGCTGGAACAGCAACCCTTTGTGCGCGAGGTAATGCCGATTGAGAATGGCTTGCGGTTATATGTGGAAAGTGGCGAACAAGCATTACCCAACATTTTGCGCACACTGGATGGCGCACAATTAGCACTATCTTCGATCTCGCTACACCGTCCCTCGTTAGACGATGTGTTTTTGCATAAAACCGGACGCTCCTTACGAGAAGTGGAAGAATAG
- a CDS encoding HAD family hydrolase: protein MSTNLNGYGIIWDMDGTMVDTMPIHLEVLTDFMTSQGLQFTEEDFIRTSGMPTIEIFKPYFPKASYEELHNLSLLKDAAFREKAEKVGIPFLPGVARLLQQLKEAGFKQGIATGSPAKNLELVFNSNPGSQNYFSGTVVAEDTKRGKPNPEVFLKAAEKLEIAPEKCLVIEDGTMGIEGAHRAGMRTIAYDPDLSRVELFKRTGATVVIQTLEALSVDFIWKLLLS from the coding sequence ATGTCAACTAACCTCAACGGTTACGGAATAATCTGGGATATGGATGGCACTATGGTTGATACTATGCCAATTCATCTTGAGGTGCTGACAGATTTTATGACTTCGCAAGGCTTACAATTTACCGAAGAAGATTTTATCCGAACCAGTGGTATGCCCACTATCGAAATATTTAAGCCATACTTTCCCAAAGCCAGTTATGAGGAGTTGCATAACCTTAGCCTTTTAAAGGATGCTGCCTTCAGAGAAAAAGCCGAAAAAGTCGGGATTCCATTTCTACCCGGGGTAGCGCGTTTATTACAACAACTGAAAGAAGCAGGCTTTAAACAAGGGATAGCCACAGGCTCACCCGCTAAAAACCTAGAATTGGTATTTAACAGCAACCCGGGCAGTCAAAACTATTTTTCAGGAACAGTGGTAGCAGAGGATACCAAACGAGGTAAGCCCAATCCAGAAGTGTTTTTGAAAGCCGCCGAAAAATTGGAAATTGCTCCTGAGAAGTGTCTGGTGATTGAAGACGGAACTATGGGGATTGAAGGAGCGCACCGCGCGGGGATGCGTACCATCGCTTATGACCCCGATTTAAGCAGAGTAGAGCTTTTTAAGCGAACGGGCGCAACCGTTGTGATACAAACGCTTGAAGCATTAAGCGTGGATTTTATCTGGAAATTGCTGTTGAGTTAG
- a CDS encoding ferric reductase-like transmembrane domain-containing protein gives MGHNKIIHENPLFKNRKRVLVVPEARRSPATRNFRLWMLNLTLAIIILFAFVFGINAGTQSNIMSNFIGQRWSELMQEQFNTQGAVLAEKTPWIMARVTGIVDYILVFASVALGLMVSMRLTDRFIHRSNLTYVHKIISLLVLVFTVLHVVGLMFDNYMNISLLQSLTPFSTEYRPIWTGLGTISLYMMISLVFSFYLVNRIGFKAWRIIHYISFAAFVLTLVHGITAGSDTNTPWMQAIYLATGFIVATLTGTRFMAHPNKLPARN, from the coding sequence ATGGGTCATAATAAAATAATACACGAAAATCCTCTTTTCAAAAACCGCAAACGAGTGTTGGTAGTACCCGAAGCGCGCAGAAGTCCTGCTACACGTAATTTCCGGCTTTGGATGTTAAATTTAACCTTAGCAATAATAATACTGTTTGCGTTTGTATTTGGCATTAACGCAGGTACCCAATCCAATATAATGAGTAATTTCATTGGGCAACGCTGGTCAGAACTCATGCAAGAACAATTCAATACACAGGGCGCAGTTCTGGCAGAAAAAACCCCCTGGATAATGGCACGTGTAACCGGCATAGTAGATTATATTTTGGTATTTGCCAGCGTCGCTCTTGGCTTGATGGTTTCGATGCGACTTACAGATCGCTTTATTCATCGCTCTAATCTAACATACGTACATAAAATAATTTCTTTACTGGTTCTAGTATTTACGGTATTGCATGTGGTTGGTCTGATGTTTGACAATTATATGAATATCAGCTTGCTCCAGAGTTTAACGCCATTTTCGACCGAATACCGTCCCATCTGGACTGGCTTAGGTACAATTAGCCTTTATATGATGATTTCATTGGTATTCAGCTTTTATCTGGTTAATAGAATCGGCTTTAAAGCGTGGCGAATTATTCATTACATCAGCTTTGCCGCTTTCGTACTTACGCTGGTTCACGGTATAACAGCCGGAAGCGATACCAATACCCCCTGGATGCAAGCAATATATCTGGCAACCGGCTTTATCGTAGCCACCCTGACAGGTACGCGGTTTATGGCACACCCTAATAAATTACCCGCTCGCAATTAG
- a CDS encoding PadR family transcriptional regulator, with amino-acid sequence MSSIRVLILGVLKQRDTIHGYELRRELETWNAEQWANIAYGSIYFSLNKMTQEGLVEVVAIDQINNRPARTVYRITEKGIEEFYRLLREYWKDVKPVIDPFQVALTFINALPKDEILGYFKHRINALNGIVELLCDENSNKLLDPGTPRHILENLRLAADHMETEIRWIERAIGKVERDELP; translated from the coding sequence ATGTCATCAATCCGAGTCTTAATTCTTGGTGTTTTGAAACAACGCGATACGATACATGGTTACGAATTGCGACGTGAACTAGAAACATGGAATGCCGAACAATGGGCTAATATCGCATATGGCTCAATCTACTTTTCGCTCAATAAAATGACACAGGAAGGATTGGTAGAGGTTGTTGCGATTGACCAAATCAATAACCGCCCTGCGCGCACCGTATATCGTATAACCGAAAAGGGTATAGAGGAATTTTATCGACTGTTAAGGGAATATTGGAAGGACGTAAAACCGGTAATTGATCCTTTTCAAGTTGCCCTGACTTTTATAAATGCCCTCCCAAAAGATGAAATTCTCGGATATTTTAAGCATCGGATAAATGCATTAAACGGAATTGTCGAGTTGTTATGTGATGAGAATTCCAACAAATTGCTTGATCCCGGTACTCCCCGCCATATTTTAGAAAACCTACGATTGGCTGCCGACCATATGGAAACAGAAATTCGTTGGATTGAAAGAGCAATAGGAAAAGTGGAACGAGACGAATTACCTTGA
- a CDS encoding type I glyceraldehyde-3-phosphate dehydrogenase, protein MAKVAIHGFGRIGRSLMKVALRENLFTPVSISDIKDLPTLAALFEVDSNYGRWHEAVATKGDTLFVGGREIAFFDSMKELPDWKALGVDLVIDCTGRATTRAGAQAHLDRGAKRVLVSAPSKTFQDCDAVLLKGINLDTFDPEAHKIVSMASCTTNALAPVVKVVLENFGIKYGLFSTIHAYTNTQSLTDQPMKDRRDSWAAAENIIPSSSGAARALQFIWKDLKITGKAYRVPTRTGSIAELNLITDRNVTAQEVNDAFRAAAKTDALKGVFGVLEDEWASSRILGDSHSSIVDLPLTSVQEGNLLSVAAWYDNEWGYSSRLAETAAFLTSK, encoded by the coding sequence ATGGCTAAAGTAGCAATTCACGGATTTGGGCGCATTGGTCGCTCACTTATGAAAGTAGCTCTTCGCGAAAATCTTTTCACTCCGGTTTCTATCTCTGATATTAAAGATCTTCCTACCCTTGCCGCTTTGTTTGAAGTGGACTCAAACTATGGACGCTGGCACGAAGCAGTAGCCACCAAAGGCGATACCCTGTTTGTAGGCGGTCGTGAAATCGCTTTCTTTGACTCAATGAAAGAATTGCCGGATTGGAAGGCATTGGGCGTGGATTTAGTGATTGATTGTACCGGACGCGCTACCACCCGCGCCGGAGCACAAGCTCACCTCGATCGAGGCGCAAAGCGCGTATTGGTTAGCGCACCCAGCAAAACCTTCCAAGATTGCGACGCAGTATTATTGAAGGGTATCAACCTCGACACCTTCGACCCTGAAGCTCATAAAATCGTGAGTATGGCTAGCTGCACTACCAACGCGCTTGCCCCGGTAGTCAAAGTGGTGCTGGAAAACTTCGGCATTAAGTACGGCTTGTTCTCCACCATTCACGCTTACACCAATACTCAATCTCTGACCGATCAGCCAATGAAAGACCGTCGCGATTCATGGGCGGCTGCCGAGAATATTATTCCTTCGTCTTCCGGTGCAGCTCGTGCTCTCCAGTTTATCTGGAAAGACCTGAAAATTACCGGCAAAGCCTATCGCGTGCCTACCCGCACCGGAAGCATCGCCGAACTTAACCTGATTACCGATCGCAACGTAACGGCTCAGGAAGTAAACGACGCTTTCCGCGCTGCCGCTAAGACTGACGCTCTGAAAGGCGTTTTTGGGGTGCTAGAAGACGAATGGGCTTCGTCCCGCATTCTGGGCGACTCACATTCTTCGATTGTTGACCTGCCGCTTACCTCGGTTCAGGAAGGCAATTTGCTTTCGGTAGCAGCTTGGTACGATAACGAGTGGGGTTATTCCTCCCGCCTCGCCGAAACTGCGGCGTTCCTTACCAGCAAGTAA
- a CDS encoding acyltransferase: MGNVELLSGNPDFYKNLKIGSSTLISTNVTINLDDKVVIEDYVTLSPFVRIYTGTHTIGNSGHRCNKPLYKPVTIGRGSWIALGAIILPGVTIGRGCVVAAGSVVTKDVPPDSFVAGVPAEVKKVLTNSLPVSI, from the coding sequence ATGGGCAATGTTGAGTTGCTAAGTGGAAATCCTGATTTCTACAAGAACCTTAAAATTGGCTCCAGTACTCTGATTAGCACCAATGTAACCATTAATCTGGACGATAAGGTAGTTATAGAAGATTATGTTACTTTGAGTCCGTTTGTTCGTATTTATACCGGAACTCATACTATAGGTAATTCGGGACATCGGTGCAATAAGCCGCTCTATAAGCCGGTTACTATTGGACGGGGTAGCTGGATTGCCTTAGGAGCGATTATACTGCCCGGTGTTACAATTGGACGAGGTTGCGTTGTGGCTGCCGGTTCTGTAGTTACGAAAGATGTTCCACCTGACAGCTTTGTAGCGGGAGTACCGGCTGAAGTAAAAAAGGTTCTTACGAATAGTTTGCCTGTCTCTATTTAA